One Elgaria multicarinata webbii isolate HBS135686 ecotype San Diego chromosome 6, rElgMul1.1.pri, whole genome shotgun sequence DNA segment encodes these proteins:
- the RAD17 gene encoding LOW QUALITY PROTEIN: cell cycle checkpoint protein RAD17 (The sequence of the model RefSeq protein was modified relative to this genomic sequence to represent the inferred CDS: deleted 1 base in 1 codon): METTKVDDVKKSSKRKITPAQVTDWVEPSFSDFCQSTNLSSAILHKESSTNNFQKRKEHFPLLESWKSGKKKRKPSTTDERDRFFKQNHSQTEPWVDKYKPKTQNELATHKKKTEEVEAWFKSHMVQRQPKQGGSILLLTGPPGCGKSATVEILAKDLGIQVQEWINPISLDFKKDDFQDALSHESDFQILPYQSQTALFQEFLLRANKYVRLQMVGESMETDKRLILVEDMPNHFYRDPSSFHDILRRFVRTGRCPLVFIISDGFSGASNQRFLFPKEIQEELCIANISFNPVAPTVMMKVLNRIMAAESNTHGEKNDVPEKASLELICKGCSGDIRSAINSLQFSSLKGYSSENRLWSQRKRNSALKCDTLSKVKKKKKDGSHLENLEVQAIGGKDASIFLFHALGKILYCKREPAKESDFLQLPVHLSEYERNPLLVQPEDVINKSHMPGDLFNLYLHQNYVDFFSDIDDLVRASEYLSTADFLCSNWDARPTLREYSASVATRGVMHSNRARAFAQSKGRMGFRPLHKPQWFLIHKKYQENCIAAKSLFSSFCLPPLCLQTQLLPYLAMLTNPMRNQAQITFIQDVGRLPLKKYFGRLKLETLTDKDSAIQALDSDDERDFAERQSTNVLIPIQKNKIIEENGTDELSLHFSQSSAHELPCSQTQPIAAQAIMEEDDLNIEEYDSD, encoded by the exons CATCTGCCATTCTTCATAAGGAATCATCTACGAATAACTTTCAGAAGAGAAAAGAGCATTTCCCTCTGCTAGAAAGTTGGAAAagtgggaagaaaaaaagaaagccatCTACTACAGATGAGAGAGATAGATTTTTCAAACAAAATCACAGTCAAACTGAACCATGGGTGGATAAATACAAACCAAAAACTCAG AATGAGCTTGCCACACATAAGAAGAAAACTGAAGAAGTTGAAGCATGGTTTAAAAGTCATATGGTTCAAAGACAGCCCAAACAG GGAGGCTCCATTTTATTATTAAcaggtcctccaggatgtggaaAGTCTGCAACTGTGGAGATATTAGCCAAGGACCTTGGCATTCAAGTGCAAGAATGGATAAATCCCATATCTCTAGACTTCAAGAAAGATGACTTTCAAGATGCTTTGAGCCATG AATCCGATTTTCAGATACTTCCTTATCAGAGCCAAACTGCCCTCTTTCAAGAGTTTCTGTTAAGAGCAAACAAGTACGTCAGGCTTCAGATGGTTGGCGAATCCATGGAAACTGACAAAAGACTTATTCTTGTGGAA GATATGCCAAACCATTTTTATCGTGACCCAAGCAGTTTTCATGACATTTTGAG GAGGTTTGTGCGGACAGGCAGATGCCCTCTTGTGTTCATAATATCAGATGGCTTCAGTGGAGCCAGCAACCAAAGGTTTCTATTCCCAAAGGAGATTCAGGAAGAGCTATGTATAGCTAATATTAG TTTTAACCCAGTGGCTCCAACGGTAATGATGAAAGTTCTAAATCGAATAATGGCAGCAGAGAGCAATACG CATGGAGAAAAAAATGATGTCCCTGAAAAAGCCTCATTAGAATTGATTTGCAAAGGATGCTCAGGTGATATTAGGAGTGCAATAAACAGTCTTCAGTTTTCTTCTTTGAAAG GGTACTCATCAGAGAACAGATTGTGGTCACAGAGAAAAAGGAattctgcattaaaatgtgatACATTATCTAaagtaaagaagaaaaagaaagatggtaGCCATTTAGAAAACCTGGAGGTACAAGCTATTGGTGGCAAGgatgcctccatcttccttttccATGCTTTGGGGAAAATACTTTACTGCAAAA GAGAACCAGCAAAAGAGTCAGACTTTCTTCAGTTACCTGTTCATTTATCAGAATATGAGCGAAATCCTTTGCTTGTTCAACCTGAG GATGTCATCAACAAATCACACATGCCTggagatttatttaatttataccttCACCAAAACTATGTGGACTTTTTCTCTGATATAGATGATCTTGTGAGAGCCAGTGAATATTTGAGTACTGCTGACTTCCTTTGCAGTAACTGGGAT GCACGACCTACGCTACGGGAGTATAGTGCATCTGTGGCCACAAGGGGTGTGATGCATTCAAACAGAGCCAGAGCCTTTGCCCAGAGCAAAGGAAGAATGGGATTTCGACCCCTACATAAACCTCAGTGGTTTCTAATTCATAAAAAG TATCAAGAAAACTGCATTGCTGCAAAATCCCTCTTTTCAAGTTTCTGTTTACCACCACTGTGTCTTCAGACCCAGCTATTACCTTATCTTGCCATGCTGACAAATCCAATGAGAAACCAAG CTCAGATTACTTTTATTCAGGATGTTGGAAGACTTCCTTTAAAGAAATACTTTGGAAG GTTGAAGCTTGAAACTCTTACTGATAAGGATTCTGCAATACAAGCCCTGGACAGTGATGACGAAAGGGATTTTGCTGAGAGGCAGTCCACAAATGTGCTTATCCCAatccagaaaaacaaaataattgaggAGAATGGAACAGATGAATTATCTCTTCATTTCAGTCAGTCTAGTGCACATGAACTGCCATGCAGTCAGACTCAGCCTATTGCAGCACAAGCAATCATGGAGGAAGATGATCTAAATATAGAAGAATATGATAGCGACTGA
- the MARVELD2 gene encoding MARVEL domain-containing protein 2, with protein MSSRNTSSERRPGHHGRSVHYDEVYVDSPSEDDTERDFRGAEQIVNADPLPPPPLPLQPPFGPEFYPSDSEEPAGISGLKPVRKFIPDSWKNFFKGKRDEPEWSSPVSAISSGTECSPPSSPTLTPVKAAHTSAPSSYQDPYGGSGGTYNSRKEAEAMLPSDPYSSLGRHTQTVLTYSEKVEAFNLRYSYMKSWAGLLRILGVAELLLGAAVFACVTAYIHKDNEWYNAFGYSQPYGYGASSSNYGGYYYSGPKTPFVLVVAALTWIVTIILLALGMSMYYRTILLDSNWWPLTEFGINVALFILYMSAAIVYVNDANRGGLCYYPLFNTPMNGGFCRIEGGQTAGIIFLFVTMIIYLIGAIVCLKLWRHESARRHREFMERQMKTQSIAPKMMYEKENNSPKVTVNSKTFKSVEMKPELLNGHIPAGHIPKPIVMPDYLAKYPAIQTNEERDRYKAVFNDQFSEYKELSAEVQAVLKKFDELDALMRKLPQHPGNTLEHDRIANVLQQYKKKKNDPTFLEKKERCEYLKNKLSHIKQRIQEYDKIMNWNA; from the exons ATGTCTTCAAGGAACACATCATCAGAGCGCAGACCAGGGCATCATGGTCGATCCGTCCATTATGATGAAGTGTATGTGGATTCCCCTTCAGAAGACGATACTGAAAGGGATTTTCGAGGCGCTGAACAAATAGTGAACGCGGATCCCTTGCCTCCACCACCTCTTCCACTGCAGCCACCCTTTGGGCCTGAATTTTATCCAAGCGACAGTGAAGAACCAGCTGGAATCTCTGGTCTCAAGCCAGTGAGAAAATTCATTCCAGATTCATGGAAAAACTTCTTCAAAGGGAAAAGAGATGAACCTGAATGGAGTTCGCCAGTATCTGCAATTTCTAGTGGAACTGAATGCTCTCCACCCTCATCTCCAACACTTACTCCAGTGAAAGCAGCCCATACTTCAGCTCCGAGTTCTTATCAGGATCCATATGGAGGATCAGGGGGAACCTACAATTCACGTAAAGAAGCTGAAGCCATGCTTCCTTCAGATCCCTATAGCTCTCTTGGAAGGCATACTCAAACAGTTCTGACTTACAGTGAGAAAGTAGAAGCTTTTAATCTGAGATATTCCTACATGAAGTCATGGGCAGGACTGCTCAGGATCTTGGGTGTTGCTGAACTGCTCTTGGGTGCAGCTGTATTTGCCTGTGTCACAGCATACATTCACAAAGACAATGAATGGTACAACGCGTTTGGCTACTCACAGCCATATGGTTATGGGGCAAGCAGCAGCAATTATGGAGGTTATTATTACAGTGGGCCTAAAACCCCATTTGTTCTTGTTGTAGCAGCACTAACGTGGATAGTGACTATTATACTTCTGGCGCTTGGCATGTCAATGTATTACCGGACTATTCTTCTAGATTCCAACTGGTGGCCTTTGACTGAATTTGGAATCAATGttgctttgtttattttgtaTATGTCAGCCGCTATAGTCTATGTAAATGATGCTAACAGGGGAGGACTTTGCTACTATCCATTATTTAACACACCAATGAATGGAGGATTTTGCAGAATAGAAGGGGGGCAGACAGCTGGAATTATCTTTTTATTTGTAACAATGATTATTTATCTTATCGGTGCAATAGTTTGCCTAAAATTGTGGAGACATGAAAGTGCACGGAGGCACCGAGAGTTCATGGAACGACAG ATGAAGACCCAATCCATTGCACCAAAAATGATG TATGAAAAGGAAAATAACAGTCCCAAAGTAACAGTAAACTCAAAGACATTCAAGTCTGTGGAAATGAAACCGGAACTACTCAATGGCCATATACCAGCAGGACATATCCCTAAACCTATAGTGATGCCAGACTATTTAGC AAAGTATCCAGCAATTCAGACAAATGAGGAAAGAGACCGCTATAAAGCTGTTTTTAATGATCAGTTTTCTGAATATAAAGAGCTCTCTGCTGAGGTTCAGGCTGTCTTAAAGAAATTTGATGAACTAGATGCACTGATGAGGAAGCTGCCTCAGCATCCTGGAAACACTCTT GAACATGACAGAATTGCAAATGTTTTGcaacaatataaaaagaaaaagaac GATCCCACTTTTCTGGAGAAGAAAGAACGATGTGAATACCTAAAGAACAAACTCTCCCATATAAAACAAAGAATCCAGGAATATGATAAAATTATGAATTGGAATGCTTAG